The nucleotide window ATGTATACAGAAATTGTTGCGTATGCAAAATATTGTTGCGTCTGTAATGAAAACGAAAGCAACAAACTAAGATTTAATTTAACACCctatcttgtatgagaccgtcttagaGAAGATCTTAAAACTGgaaattaataagttaaaaagttttcattattgagttatttaacttaaatatgaAGTATGAGACAGTTATACAATAATTCGTGTTAATTTAAACTTGTGTCATTGTATTAATACGTGCACCCATCATCATCATAGCtttaaattcatcaaaattaatcgTTCCATCACCATCACGATCAACACCATTAATCATTTTTCTACACTCACCTAAAGAAAAATCATCCCCTAAACTCTTCATAACCATTTGTAATTCTTCAACAGTAATCTTACCATTTCCATCAGCATCGTAAATCGAAAACGCCtcttttaaattatgtaaaatttcatcGGAATCAATTCCTTTTGTATTAAGCGCAATAAATTCATTAATATCAATAAATCCATCACCATCGGCATCAACTTCTTTGATCATGGAATCAATTTCTTCTTTAGTCACGTCTTGCCCTAAACTTCCCATTAACGACCCTAATTCCGACGAAGAAATTTTTCCGTCGCCATTTACATCGAATTTTTTGAAAACATGTTCAAGCTCTTCGGTATTCACATTGAATGATCGACTTGAAGAGGAGAACGAATCGAACGatgtattttttaaattggaattcgcatcttgatctgatttttttttttctttcatattctttttgaaaaatGTTTGGGCAAAACCCATTTGATTTTCTATTCAATTTTGATGTTGAATTTTTGGTTTTGTTAATGAAATACAAGGAGTAATTGCGTTAGGGGGTGAATGGTTTCAAAAGTGAGGAAAAAAGATAAGAGATTGGAATTTTTAttgtactttttttaaaattttgatccaTAAAAATAGGAAAGATTAAAGTATAAttagaaaaaacataaaattgttgatttttttttctattctattattgataaaatctaaaattagaTATAGgataattttgtaatttaaaattcatttaaaattgATGGAATTAAATATCTTTTCTAAATtaaccaattaaaaaattataggcTAATTTTTAGTAACATATACGTGGAGTGAATATGAAACTGATATAAGATAACTAAACAAGTTGGTCATAGTAATATGGATGCGATTAAATACATACTCAGGTGCGCGGAcgtaaatatgaaaattttattcaCCATAAATGATGAATATGTGGTGGGTATGGACATGGATAAGAACATACTGTATACACctgtatattttaattagttttaaaaaacttaatgtttataaaattaattaaagcaAATTGAGATTAATAAAATTCGAAAAACAATTAGTGTCTTATAAATTAGAGTCaaaatgagaagaaaaaaattattcatcatcatttgtAGCATGTGTATATATCATGTTCATTACTTTAAAAACACATACTAAGGTATGTTTAACAATAGAGTTGTTTAGAGTTACTTGTAATGCTCGACCCTCAACAATCGATAAATAGCAGACTTAGAGAATTTATCTTGATGGTAAATGGTAACTCATAATTCCATCATATCGTGTATGAAGAGCGATGACcttactaaattttttttattatgtaagaTTGTCAATAGAGCTTGATATTGCTTTTTAAATTTGTACTTGATACGTTATCTAAGTTGAAtttattagattattttttgtttagtaATAacaacctatataaaaaaaaacttattattatgaatttacATAGCatttaaataactttatttcaaaataaagaATGTCATAATTCGACTCCACTAGAGGCTCAAGAATCTAAATCGAAGTTAAGCTATAGGCATACAATTCGAGATTAAGACAGCGGTGGAGGTGAAAAAAGTTTCACTTTTATTCAGATTACAATCAATGTATACATCATTCGATTTGAGTCAAACCTATTGCAATCCCTACTAAAAAGGGGTcgataattaaattacaacttGAGTAAGTATCAAAAAGACATTTTCACAACTAGTtttaataattgtttatttttatcatttaccCAAAAAGATTGCCAAAATTATTTCAAAGTCTCATACAAGCTCGGTTATAACCACatcatttttctaattgattacttttaaaattataagtgatatcTCTAACATACTAAATATATATGGATTatggtctcaccatgagaccgttttatttaagaatttgtgaaattattatttaaaataatcctGCTCAACTTGAGACGAACTCATATAATTATgccattgtttttttttttttgaaaggaacCTAAACAAGAGATCAAACACTCAAATCTTCCCTTTATAGCGAAAATATACTTGAACCAACCCAATAGAAAATAAAACAGTAAAATCTTCACTTTATAGCAAAAATATACATGAACCAGCCCAATAAATATTACACCCTATAATAAATggaaaatttgaactaaataagcaaattaatataaaaaattcttaaactaCGCATGGGATAAatataattctcaaaataagcacgaattTCCCAGACCTGAGGGttagagtttttttttgttgctaacAGCTAACAAAGAAAGTTGGTCAAAAAAATTCAAggttaacagcgaacaaaaattttgacttttttttactaaaatctttgttcgttgttactaacagtgaacaaactttaaactatttttttatgtttaaaattataaacaatataaaatgtGAATGTATAAATTTAAGGtatataataaacataataaatatgtatatacatatgtaacaaaatgtatatatatgtcaATAAAATGCCCAAAAGTTCAAAATATACAATAGTATGTACACCTATACACAAAACTAATGCTCATCACCCTCGTCAACCCTTCTTAAATGTGAAGGTCGTCTCCGCCTCTTACGATAATAAGAGGCATTCGTATGGCTATTAGAGAGGGGACGACCCCGCTCCCTCGTGGGGGTATGTCACGTtaatctcctccaaatgaacgTTAGGAGAAGGAGACGATGTTTGGACGTCTGTAGATGGTTGTGACGGCTCAGCGACTTCGGGAATGAATTGCTGGAACTACATCCCTAAGAGTATATAGTGTCTATGTCGGAGACCTAAAAGCAAAGATAAAACATACTATAATCTACATGTGCAACAACCCTTTAGTTTTGACAGTTTATGAACAACTTATCTAACATAGACATTCCATAGTAAACTACTCCTCTGATCTGCTTGTATAGTGGGCACACTTTGACCGTAAGGGCCAGGATCATTCACCAGCTACATTCACCAGATCATTCACAACTATTCACCATTCACGATTAGTAGGTCCTTGATTGAACAGATAGGTTCCTTGTATGCCAAGGGTTTTAATGTGATGTTTGAATGTTTATACTGGTGTGATTGTAGGAACATAATGGTTTGTCAAGGTCATATTATCTTAAATATCATTTCcaacaaatacatatataaataataatattcacCATTAACAACTATACATCCAATAAATacacaaataacaaataaaatcaacatttaAGTATTTGAATTAGCTAAGGATGACCTTAAAGAGTATTGATTTGCAAATGTGGAACCTGCATTTGAATAAAGATAAGAAATATATATTCGGAAATCAAGCATTAATCAGCTAAAAAATTACGTAAGATCAATCCAATTACATTTCATAAGACGTTGGTGATGTTAATTGGGAAAAGTGAGGGATGAATTGAAGAATTGAAGCTTTTTAATAGAGGAATTTGGTGGAAAAAGCTTCATAGGTATGATGATattagggttttgagaaatggAGGAAATGAGGGAAGAAGGAGTTGTTGAATTTAGCCATGTAActttcgctgttattaacaacaaaaaaatattttggtaaaaaaaagtgaaaatctttgttcgctgttagtagcGAACAAATTAAAGaccttgactttttttgaccaatcttctttgttcgctgttaataacaacaaACAACTCCAATCATTATGCTTGGGAAATTCGTGCTTACTTTGGGATTATTTTTATCCCATACCTAGTTTAAGAATTTTTCATACATGttgattattttgttcaaattttctaataaatatACCTTATCGGCCCAATAAAGACCACACCATATATAATACCCAAAAACTTGGGTGAAACTGCCTCACTTGTGAGATGCATCTTATTGGACTTGTccaattgtatatattttttttaccaattttacaaattaaaatgttaatttcaagagttaaaagaccaatttgaagatttaaaagatcaattttaaggatttaaaattgacatttttaaGTCATGGAATTTAACAGCTTCAAAACTTAAAAGATCAATGTTAGTACTTAAAAAACcaattgaaaaatttaaaattctcaaTTCAACTTTAATATTGGATGACTCAAACATTAAAATTGATatgaaaaactttaaaattgactttttaaatcttaaaattaaatttttaaatcttaaaattattctttaaattttaaaattaatatatcagaatatttttaaaaaattattagatcTATACTTGTTACACGACTAAGaggaatatttgaaaaaaataagacatttcaacaacttatttcccaaaataagctccgtgaaaacttatttcccaaaataagcgtccgtacatccaaagcTGTGGTTTGGGattagtcgctgttagtaacagcgaaagaaggAGTTGACTAACAGCGACTCAAGTCGTTTTATTTTtccagtttcttcttcttcctcatttcagttcgCGTTTTTTTCTTCATTCGACATCTCCCTCGTTTAtcctccattaaaatcacattcaatctTTCAACTAAATTCATCAAATTCGAAGTTGGTACCACTAATTTGTTGTATAATCTTCCTACAtcgaattaaggtattttttttctggattttttcaattttccgaaaattagggtttagtgaattttaatgaactttcccattaatgtaggttcatatacttgcaatttactaattgttgttaatctacagcttattgaggtacgtttttatttggtgttgtTGTTCAAGTTGTTGTTGAATTGTTGCAATTGTTGCAATTTACGaatttactaattgttgttcaattttaaatttttctatttggtgttgattttaaaatgtatgtcatgtatagtggtcatttagACTTAAGCTCTACGAATATGTCGAATGTAGTTATTATTTGCCTTGATCTTCATAATTAATAGTTTTTTCAAGAATTTGttcttgaatttaaaatgtgtagtggtaatatatttatgaacatgatggtgatgttgattttgtattgtgttgttgtagaaatggattcatttcgtctgactgttgtatgcttttggaatggttcaatacgatcaactagtaacaatgttaagtatgttgggggaagacgtaaactgtttgcatgcaattcatacatggattttaatgaatttaaacattttatatgctctaggattggcattgacactacaagaagtactgtcaatttaaattttaagtacaatcttagtggagatttgttagctatccaagaaacccaaaatccctttatgcAGGAGAGATGGATCTAGCAGCTCTAGGCCCGCTCGACCCTAGTGTCCTTACGATGCAGGCGAATCATAGGAGCAGTGTGCTATGGGATGTACAGGTCATTGAACTTACCCCTTTTTAATTTAGTACTTCATATTTCTTTAAGTTGAAGCTAACATAATATTTGGATTTAGGTGTCCGATACGGAAaccatatacaccaggcatcccgaTTCAGCTCCGTGGGCGATTGACACACGGATCGTTCCGTACCTTCAGGTTGCGAGGTTGCATGACTTCCACCTGATCGCGTACAGGAGAGTCGATCGGGCGCTAgtcacggctttagtcgagcggtggcgccaggagactcataccttccacctacctataggtgaggctaccgtcacgttacttgacgtagctgtgcttacacggcttcccatcgagggacatgccgtGTGCATCGATGGACGCCAATTCGAAAGCTGGCAAGACAAAGTCCAAAGACTATTAGGAGTCCGACCTCCGGCTGAGGTAACCAAAGGGAGTAGCCtgcgcgtaacatggcttgcacaaaacttctcgcaactccctgaaggtgctgatgacGCCACCGTTGAGAGATACGCTAGGGCGTATCTCTTTTATCTGATTGGtgctgtcttgttctccgacaagactggcaaccgagtacaactattgtacttgacgttgcttgatgcgccatgggaggtcatctccgggtacagctggggttcgacagccctagcgtatctgtacaggagactttgtgaagcttcacggaagaacgtgaaggagatcgctggGCCCCTGATTATTCTACAGGTAATAATAAGTTTACATGTTACcgttttgtttcatttattatatattgttgtacctcttttacttacttataatggtaattcatagctttgggcaTGGGAGTAtgttctcattggtcaaccgatgaggagtattggacgtggtgcatttgcgccaccactGCTTCCTCCCCCGCATGTGCCatatggatcgcggtggtcctttgaaagacgaacaaggacccacactggatcgggcgtggggttctaccgcgatcaactcgatctactACGTGCTGACCAGGTAACAACTTCACCACAACTTGTTTTATAAGTATCACATTGAGTAATTTATTAATCGAATTTTCACGTTTAGTTTctatgggacccttaccccctgaggcatacgctgcattgcctcagcactcgggcatattgtcaagggcgtggagagcatctgtacctctgctctgcttcgacatagtcgaagtgcatctccctgagcgcgtactgcgccaatttgggatggtatagGGCATCCCGCCTCCATGTGACACAGAAGCGGAGCTCCACCACTATCGCAAGGGTCGGGAACCCAAGAACTGGCTAGAGGTCAACTGGCGCcatgtcgctcgttgggagcacaggctagagctgctggcccaaggtgcgccgatcgacgctgcaggcgcacctactacggcggattacatgccgtggttcctctccattactcgtcgatggatgacaccacgaggtatcatggcggcagcccagtacgctcccgcagcaccgacgatgacgcactttgtaagtattcttcaacattgattattatccatacaacttacacgttatacatttcattaatacttaagtcttactgcaggcacagggcattgcatcagtcatcagctcctcccaagaggagcccgtacgggagattgcccaaggcatactccgagGGACGCAATTTCAACAATTCATTCCGGAATTGACTGCGCCCGACACCACTATGTACGAGTGCGgttcatctcctcatcatgccgacgttcatcttgaggaggttgacttaacgtgcccggactacggtgccgggtcctcacagggggCCATATCATCACACTATCAAtcccctcccctacccgagcgtcatgcgactgcatcttactatcgtaggaggcgtcgtaaaccgtcacaattagacagggtacaggaggaggattagcattacaatagtatttgtatattttgaagattagtgacattttgtatatattcaacacttgtacatattcagaatttgtaacatattgacttttgtgtatactttgtaatatatgtgtacatgtatatattttaatcgtaTTATCAAACGTttatattaacatttaaaaattaaaagtaaaactaacataatacataatgttacctttagaaattaagaagtatgatgtagaattgatataatgaagtatgggaaatgatggagctatttatagaacatcattatAACGACTATTTTCAAGTTTCTAAcgactatttttctaattaacaacggctactttacttcattaaaaaaaaaaaaaaaaaatttaaaggacctaagacattttaatttttttttccttctttcgctgttagttactaacagcgacttatccaaAGCTCTGATCTGGATGTacgaacgcttattttgggaaataagttttcacaaacttattttgggaattaatttgttcaaatgtcttatttttttcacttttttcgaCTAAGAGTGTCTCCTATGACAGTATTTgaattaagaattttgaaagTCATCTCATAATAATTAACGTCAAAACAGGAGCAAGGATTGCAACAATGGAGCAACAGCTATGGCGGGAAACCGAGGAGAAGTTTAACACCAGCAATCTCATCGGCGActccaacaacaacaacaataacgcAATCTCTCTCCAAACACTCTCATCATGTCGATCACTTATCATCAATCCTTCAACATCAAACCTTACAATTTCGTCCATTTTGAAAACCCTAATTCACACTCTATTTTCCTCAAATCACCGCCATTACCACCACcacattttctctctcctctccaCTCTCTCTTTTCATCACCCTTCCTTCTCACCGTCTATATCTTCTTccattctttctctctcttcctcccTCATCTCTGACCCTTCCTCCTCCCCTCGCCTGGCTGCTGCCGCTCTTTCTCTCCTCTTGTCAATCTCTGCCGTTGATGACCTCGATGACAGTCTCCTTGTATCTCTCTGCTTTCGTCCTTGTATGTCTGTCAGGGTTTGGTTCTTGAACAATGCGCTTAAGTTTTCAATTCGTCCCAATTTGTTGTTGACTGTGATGTTAGGGTTTAGTGAGGACCCTATTCCTTGTGTTCGTAAAGCTGCATTGGAGGGCTTGGTTCGTATTTGTGATTCTGGTATTTTTGTAGAGGATTCTGCATTTGTTGAGGGATGTTATTTTCGTGCTGTTGAACTTCTTGGTGATCAGCATGATTATGTTCGCTTCAGTGCTGTTCGTGCGGTTAGTtggcattttttttcttttttgtattaaattattgattttttttgatgtCTTTGTATAGGAGTTCTGGACATTGTGTAAACGGAAGCTACAATTGAATTGGTGTGACTTGGTCAGTGGTGTAATTTGATTTGGTTTATAACTCAACTatagtttaaagtttgaatgGCATGTAATGCTTCTACGGCTGTAGGTGAACTTATCTTCTCGAGTTGTGGAAACTTTGGGAAATAAATAGAAGCCAAACCTGATTTGACCGGTACTTGGAATAAGTTGGGAAGAACAAAACTTTAATTGTGGTGTTTGTTTTTGAGCTACTGGTAattga belongs to Amaranthus tricolor cultivar Red isolate AtriRed21 chromosome 17, ASM2621246v1, whole genome shotgun sequence and includes:
- the LOC130803628 gene encoding probable calcium-binding protein CML25, translating into MGFAQTFFKKNMKEKKKSDQDANSNLKNTSFDSFSSSSRSFNVNTEELEHVFKKFDVNGDGKISSSELGSLMGSLGQDVTKEEIDSMIKEVDADGDGFIDINEFIALNTKGIDSDEILHNLKEAFSIYDADGNGKITVEELQMVMKSLGDDFSLGECRKMINGVDRDGDGTINFDEFKAMMMMGARINTMTQV